A DNA window from Zonotrichia albicollis isolate bZonAlb1 chromosome 2, bZonAlb1.hap1, whole genome shotgun sequence contains the following coding sequences:
- the RDX gene encoding radixin, which produces MPKPINVRVTTMDAELEFAIQPNTTGKQLFDQVVKTVGLREVWFFGLQYVDSKGYSTWLKLNKKVTQQDVRKENPLQFKFRAKFFPEDVSEELIQEITQRLFFLQVKESILNDEIYCPPETAVLLASYAVQSKYGDYSKEIHKLGYLANDRLLPQRVLEQHKLTKEQWEERIQNWHEEHRGMLREDSMMEYLKIAQDLEMYGVNYFEIKNKKGTELWLGVDALGLNIYEHDDKLTPKIGFPWSEIRNISFNDKKFVIKPIDKKAPDFVFYAPRLRINKRILALCMGNHELYMRRRKPDTIEVQQMKAQAREEKHQKQLERAQLENEKKKREIAEKEKERIEREKEELMERLRQIEEQTMKAQKELEEQTRKALELDQERKRAKEEAERLEKERRAAEVAKAALAKQAADQMKNQEQLAAEIAEFTAKIALLEEAKKKKEEEASEWQHKAFAAQEDLEKTKEELKSVMSAPPPPPPPPVIPPTENEHDEHDENNAEASAELSSDGVMNHRSEEERVTETQKNERVKKQLQALSSELAQARDETKKTQNDVLHAENVKAGRDKYKTLRQIRQGNTKQRIDEFEAMLQKYDLLQPLG; this is translated from the exons ATCAATGTCAGAGTAACCACAATGGATGCAGAGTTGGAATTTGCCATCCAGCCCAATACAACAGGCAAGCAGCTCTTTGACCAG GTGGTGAAAACTGTTGGTCTTCGTGAAGTCTGGTTTTTTGGACTGCAGTACGTGGACAGCAAAGGCTACTCAACTTGGCTGAAGCTAAATAAAAAG GTAACACAGCAAGATGTACGGAAAGAAAATCCTTTGCAGTTTAAGTTCAGGGCCAAGTTTTTTCCAGAGGATGTATCTGAAGAATTAATTCAGGAAATAACTCAGAGACTTTTCTTCCTGCAAGTCAAAGAGTCAATCTTAAATGATGAAATATATTGCCCACCAGAAACTGCAGTTCTTCTGGCTTCCTATGCTGTCCAGTCCAAGTATGGAGATTACAGTAAGGAGATCCATAAGCTGGGCTACCTAGCCAATGACAGGCTTCTCCCCCAGCG TGTGTTAGAACAGCACAAACTGACAAAAGAACAGTGGGAAGAAAGAATACAGAACTGGCATGAAGAGCACAGGGGAATGTTAAG GGAAGATTCTATGATGGAATACCTTAAGATAGCACAGGACTTGGAAATGTATGGAGTCaactattttgaaataaagaataaaaaaggaacTGAATTGTGGCTAGGAGTTGATGCTTTGGGTCTGAATATTTATGAGCACGACGATAA GCTGACACCCAAGATTGGTTTTCCTTGGAGCGAAATAAGAAACATCTCTTTTAACGACAAAAAATTTGTCATAAAGCCAATTGACAAAAAGGCCCCT GATTTTGTTTTTTATGCACCCCGTCTGAGAATTAACAAGCGAATTTTGGCACTGTGTATGGGAAATCATGAATTGTACATGAGAAGGAGGAAACCTGATACAATTGAAGTGCAACAGATGAAGGCCCAAGCTAGAGAAGAGAAACATCAGAAACAATTGGAAAG agcacaattagaaaatgagaagaaaaaaagggagatagcagaaaaggaaaaggaaagaatagaGCGTGAAAAGGAGGAATTAATGGAGCGCTTAAGACAAATTGAGGAGCAAACAATGAAAGCTCAGAAAG AGCTAGAGGAGCAGACCCGAAAGGCTCTAGAACTGGATCAAGAACGGAAGCGTGCAAAAGAGGAAGCAGAACGCCTGGAAAAAGAGCGTCGAGCAGCTGAAGTAGCCAAAGCTGCTCTAGCCAAGCAGGCAGCTGATCAAATGAAGAACCAGGAGCAGCTA gCCGCAGAAATTGCTGAATTCACAGCCAAGATTGCACTTCTAGAGGAggccaagaaaaagaaagaagaggaagcTTCAGAATGGCAGCACAAA GCTTTTGCAGCCCAAGAGGACTTGGAAAAGACCAAAGAAGAACTGAAATCTGTGATGTCTgctcctcctccacctcccccCCCACCAGTTATTCCTCCAACAGAGAATGAGCACGATGAACATGATGAGAACAATGCTGAAGCCAGTGCAGAACTGTCTTCTGATGGTGTAATGAATCACAGGAGTGAGGAAGAACGGgtaacagaaacacagaaaaatgaacGTGTTAAGAAACAGCTCCAG GCTTTAAGTTCAGAGTTGGCTCAAGCCAGAGATGAAAccaagaaaacacaaaatgatGTCCTTCATGCTGAGAATGTAAAAGCAGGCCGCGATAAGTACAAGACTCTCCGGCAAATCCGACAAGGCAATACAAAGCAGCGTATTGATGAGTTTGAAGCAAT GTTACAAAAGTACGATCTCTTGCAACCCTTAGGATAG